The Bombina bombina isolate aBomBom1 unplaced genomic scaffold, aBomBom1.pri scaffold_1418, whole genome shotgun sequence genome includes a window with the following:
- the LOC128643780 gene encoding A disintegrin and metalloproteinase with thrombospondin motifs 16 — MLLSCRLLCRRLATACCILWILTFVPTSTQVQRPPYHRGYIPRFGPEHSQPASSSNEWSSWHSWSPCSRTCGGGAAVRSRQCLI; from the exons ATGCTTCTCAGCTGTAG GTTGCTATGTCGACGTTTGGCTACTGCTTGTTGTATCCTTTGGATCCTCACGTTCGTCCCAACTTCCACTCAG gtcCAAAGGCCCCCATATCACAGAGGATACATCCCCAGATTTGGCCCTGAGCACAGTCAACCTGCCAGTTCCAGCAATGAGTGGAGTTCATGGCACAGCTGGTCTCCATGCTCTCGAACATGTGGTGGGGGCGCTGCAGTGCGCAGCAGGCAGTGTCTCATCAG